One Hydrogenimonas thermophila DNA segment encodes these proteins:
- a CDS encoding EAL domain-containing protein, with protein sequence MKRLYLKIAAVFMAAALGMGLLYYQQIFLKKNFQNETRIENELQSIQRDLISLQYLALQASYFLYFNNDTIYKKIKSIKESISKLKNDPALQSSSFLISAKKFGIFEQEFNLFQKIITEFLTLNASIKNSTVYLPTLGLKIFETFDSSDTHQYEINKLFAKINARVFLTKSALDSGFVEELKEYHNRLQKIESNVTKDKQKKLLQTALRHLDIFINYFPYFQKDLHYIINSPSMDALFKTIKSYNSEAAKNHESINTFSQLFLLLYLISILVVLYFIFHSEKENIKLRKIQEALKKSLITDTLTELGNRESYKNDRHNFKHPAMVLFNIDKFKHVNEFYGGEIGDAILKQIAERLKNNFAEKFPESKFYRLGGDDFAIVFEYVSTSHLEKVIHTVLDLFNNQTFITKGISVDITISAGASYASKLFETADMALKHAKQSKRERYAIYNPRLDASEKIAKNIKELKQLNQAIDNDAIIPYFQPIFDLQTNKVVKYESLARLKISEKEVLTPYHFLNAAKEAKISSIITSIILEKTLKKAQESRESFSVNISPDEIENPDEANMILSMLSQYKDVSNLITFEILESEEIEDYDVLLDFVKDVKKYGCKVAIDDFGSGYSNFEKLLKMDIDLLKIDGTLIKDIDHDKHAEMVVTTIRDFAKSAKVQTVAEYIHSKDVLEKVKSLGIELGQGFYLGKPKPDIIT encoded by the coding sequence TTGAAACGTTTATATTTAAAAATAGCAGCTGTATTTATGGCTGCAGCTCTTGGTATGGGGCTTTTATATTATCAACAGATATTTCTCAAAAAAAATTTCCAAAATGAAACACGTATTGAGAATGAATTACAATCTATTCAGAGAGATTTAATTTCGTTACAATACTTAGCGCTTCAAGCTAGCTATTTCCTATACTTTAATAATGATACAATTTATAAAAAAATAAAATCTATAAAAGAATCTATATCTAAATTAAAAAATGACCCAGCTTTGCAAAGTAGCAGTTTTTTAATAAGTGCAAAAAAGTTTGGAATATTTGAGCAAGAGTTCAATTTATTTCAAAAAATTATTACAGAGTTTTTAACACTTAATGCATCTATTAAAAACAGTACAGTTTATCTTCCAACACTTGGATTAAAGATTTTTGAAACTTTTGACTCATCAGATACACATCAGTATGAAATAAATAAACTATTTGCAAAAATAAATGCAAGAGTTTTTTTAACCAAAAGTGCACTTGACAGTGGATTTGTTGAAGAACTTAAAGAGTATCATAATAGGTTACAAAAAATTGAGAGTAACGTAACTAAAGATAAGCAGAAAAAGTTATTACAAACTGCTTTAAGGCACTTAGATATATTCATTAACTATTTTCCATATTTTCAAAAAGATTTACATTATATAATAAATAGTCCATCTATGGATGCATTATTTAAAACTATAAAATCATATAATAGTGAAGCAGCAAAAAATCATGAGTCAATAAACACTTTTTCTCAACTCTTTTTGCTTCTTTATTTAATAAGCATATTGGTTGTATTATATTTCATCTTCCATTCTGAAAAAGAGAATATCAAATTGAGAAAAATTCAAGAAGCTTTGAAAAAATCTCTTATAACTGATACTTTGACAGAGTTGGGAAATAGAGAATCATATAAAAATGATCGTCATAATTTTAAACACCCTGCTATGGTTCTATTTAATATTGACAAATTTAAACATGTAAATGAGTTTTATGGTGGAGAGATAGGTGATGCAATACTCAAGCAGATTGCAGAACGATTAAAAAATAACTTTGCTGAAAAGTTTCCAGAGTCAAAGTTTTACAGGCTTGGTGGTGATGATTTTGCTATTGTATTTGAGTATGTTAGTACATCTCATCTTGAAAAAGTGATTCATACTGTTTTAGATCTTTTCAATAATCAAACTTTTATAACCAAAGGAATAAGTGTAGATATTACTATTTCTGCAGGTGCAAGTTATGCTAGTAAACTTTTTGAAACAGCAGATATGGCACTTAAACATGCAAAACAGTCAAAACGCGAAAGATATGCTATATATAATCCAAGACTTGATGCATCTGAAAAAATTGCTAAAAATATTAAAGAGTTAAAACAGCTCAATCAAGCTATCGATAATGATGCAATAATTCCATATTTTCAACCTATATTTGATTTACAAACAAATAAAGTTGTTAAGTATGAGTCTCTTGCCAGACTTAAAATAAGTGAGAAAGAGGTGTTGACACCTTACCACTTTTTGAATGCAGCTAAAGAGGCAAAGATAAGTAGTATTATAACTTCAATAATTTTAGAAAAAACTCTTAAAAAAGCACAAGAGAGTAGAGAGTCATTCAGTGTAAATATATCTCCTGATGAGATAGAAAATCCAGATGAAGCAAATATGATTTTATCAATGCTTTCGCAATATAAAGATGTATCAAATCTTATCACATTTGAAATTTTAGAGAGTGAAGAGATAGAAGATTATGATGTGTTATTAGACTTTGTAAAAGATGTTAAAAAGTATGGATGTAAAGTTGCTATAGATGATTTTGGTAGTGGATATTCAAATTTTGAAAAACTTTTAAAAATGGATATAGATTTACTTAAAATTGATGGAACTTTAATTAAAGATATAGATCATGACAAACATGCTGAGATGGTTGTTACAACAATAAGAGATTTTGCAAAGAGTGCTAAGGTTCAGACGGTTGCAGAATATATTCACTCTAAAGATGTTCTTGAAAAAGTTAAATCACTTGGAATAGAGCTAGGGCAAGGGTTTTATCTTGGAAAACCTAAACCTGATATAATTACGTAA
- a CDS encoding cytochrome-c peroxidase translates to MKHIYRIVILITSLGSVLFAHEPIKPIPQHLDYNKEKAELGKLLFVDPRLSSDGTVACVSCHSFDHGGADPRPVSIGVRGSKGCANAPTVYNSYFNFRQFWNGRAKDLKEQANGPIHNPVEMDMVPEKIEKYLKENKYYRSLFKKVFKNEPKYDYVLDAIAEFEKALFTPNCKFDQYLRNETKLSPKEAKGYRLFKMFGCITCHNGVNIGGNSFQKFGLIFSYEWKSDFPDRYAITKKPQDKNVYKVPTLRNIVLTSPYLHDGSAATLQEVLQKMSYHNLGFDLNKEEIDALVAFMKTLTGEVPKIIQKK, encoded by the coding sequence ATGAAACATATTTACAGAATAGTTATATTAATTACATCTCTTGGTTCAGTACTTTTTGCACATGAACCTATTAAACCTATACCGCAACATCTTGATTATAATAAAGAGAAAGCAGAACTTGGAAAACTTTTGTTTGTAGATCCTCGACTCTCTTCAGATGGAACAGTTGCTTGTGTGAGTTGTCATAGTTTCGATCATGGTGGTGCAGATCCAAGACCAGTATCAATTGGTGTTCGTGGTTCAAAAGGTTGTGCAAATGCTCCTACTGTTTATAACAGCTATTTCAATTTTCGTCAATTTTGGAATGGTAGAGCAAAAGATCTGAAAGAGCAGGCAAATGGCCCTATTCATAATCCAGTTGAAATGGATATGGTTCCTGAAAAAATTGAGAAATATTTGAAAGAGAATAAATATTACCGTTCTCTTTTTAAAAAAGTTTTCAAGAATGAACCTAAGTATGATTATGTTCTTGATGCAATAGCTGAATTTGAAAAAGCACTATTTACTCCAAACTGTAAATTTGATCAATATCTAAGAAATGAAACTAAATTATCTCCCAAAGAGGCTAAAGGTTATAGACTATTTAAAATGTTTGGTTGTATAACTTGTCATAATGGTGTAAATATAGGGGGAAACAGTTTTCAAAAATTTGGGCTGATATTTTCTTATGAATGGAAATCAGATTTTCCTGATCGTTACGCTATAACAAAAAAACCGCAAGATAAAAATGTCTATAAAGTGCCAACACTGCGCAATATAGTATTAACTTCACCTTACTTGCATGATGGTAGTGCTGCTACATTGCAAGAAGTATTGCAAAAGATGAGTTATCACAATTTGGGATTTGATTTAAATAAAGAAGAGATTGATGCACTGGTTGCATTTATGAAAACATTAACTGGTGAAGTGCCAAAAATTATACAGAAGAAATAA
- a CDS encoding NAD-glutamate dehydrogenase domain-containing protein — translation MELDQRYANACLQILRDDDLTLPEDIVRYLQKKPFAAEIITDKDGVPYLKLYGRQHFLLSQIVPLLKNIGLTVHSEISYEIPFETSKIYVSRYRIANEQLEDINHTQRNILELLETMLCNPTLPNTALLQLTLLENISPRELELLVALIAYENQLVPAFNEMTMTNILIKHHSITKSLLDYFNIKFNPSIKYRKREMDRQEEKIENMLHPITHITEDQVIRMLFEIIQQMVRTNYFLEKSAISFKVHTYKIKSKMAGIQPRIESFVHHYNLSGVHLRMGSVSRGGIRWSDRFEDFRIEVRSLMLTQEGKNAIIIPSGAKGGFIIRLPKEEITKDKFKYFYELYIDALLDLVDNQEDEKCIVNPKIVRYDEDDTYFVVAADKGTAHMSDTANAIALRRGFWLGDAFASGGSNGYNHKELGITAKGALRSVERFFIEEGINFYETPITVIGIGSMNGDVFGNAMLQSRYFKLVAAVSHSEIFIDPDPDPEIAYNERKRLFEASPKGGWRYYDISKISEGGGVFNRNDKEIPLSTQIQKLFKTTRQSMSGEEMVQAILKLKVDMFFNGGVGTYVKASWESNLDVGDKANENVRIDASELKARTVCEGGNLGFTLPARIEYAKQGGFINLDAIDNSAGVNTSDHEVNLKITLASLTRKGQLDEKSRLDTLQHQAEMVTKRVLWTNYHQSLAISLDYRRSQNNIEPFLKVISLLERKLPVFSRKRFHIPKDEKISDIIDENGGLVRPILGTLLSYAKIFVKQHLLDSNILEDAFAQEYLLKYFPKSFATIYEDEILRHPLKREISATVMANRIINSTGITFISDFEDLGEDRFLSKIKSYLICNQLFGTNDIRYEIYRQDYKISSSKQYDLLFEIETTILFSVDWMMRHLLTDQIHAPTLLRYKNELSSLMDATSEDEIVQIVDKDSPINRFFYHLPYMKFTIAAIILHEKNHRRFDETAKLMHAIIKELHINEILESLENFRSKNEEEETIKKQLKEFIEFSVTSLSEKVIHYQRKDETMEEALKSYLQDCEERYQALQDSFEKFLHPDEQKLEDIAILVNTLVQMTLENPI, via the coding sequence TTGGAACTTGATCAACGATATGCTAATGCATGTTTACAAATTTTAAGGGATGATGACCTTACATTACCAGAAGATATTGTAAGGTACTTACAGAAAAAACCTTTTGCTGCTGAAATTATTACAGACAAAGATGGAGTACCATATTTAAAATTATATGGTAGGCAGCACTTTTTACTATCTCAAATTGTTCCTTTACTAAAAAATATTGGTTTAACAGTACATAGTGAAATTTCATATGAAATTCCTTTTGAAACAAGTAAAATTTATGTAAGCAGATACCGTATAGCCAATGAGCAGTTGGAAGATATTAACCATACTCAAAGAAATATTCTTGAACTGCTTGAGACGATGCTATGTAATCCTACTCTTCCAAATACAGCACTTCTTCAGCTTACACTTTTAGAAAATATATCACCAAGAGAGCTTGAGCTTTTAGTAGCATTAATAGCTTATGAAAATCAGTTGGTACCTGCATTTAATGAAATGACAATGACAAATATTTTGATTAAACATCACTCTATTACAAAATCTTTGCTTGATTACTTTAACATAAAATTTAATCCTTCAATAAAATATAGAAAACGTGAGATGGATAGGCAAGAAGAAAAAATAGAGAATATGCTTCATCCAATCACACATATCACAGAAGATCAAGTCATACGTATGCTTTTTGAGATAATCCAACAAATGGTTAGAACTAACTATTTTCTTGAAAAATCTGCTATATCATTTAAAGTTCATACATATAAAATTAAAAGCAAAATGGCAGGAATTCAGCCTCGTATAGAGAGCTTTGTTCATCACTACAACTTAAGCGGTGTACATTTGCGTATGGGTAGTGTAAGCAGAGGAGGCATACGTTGGAGTGATCGCTTTGAAGATTTTCGTATAGAAGTACGCTCTTTAATGCTTACTCAAGAGGGCAAAAATGCCATAATCATTCCAAGTGGAGCAAAAGGTGGTTTTATAATAAGATTGCCTAAAGAGGAGATAACAAAAGATAAGTTCAAATATTTTTATGAGCTATATATTGATGCACTTTTAGATCTTGTTGATAATCAAGAAGATGAAAAGTGTATAGTCAATCCAAAAATTGTAAGATATGATGAAGATGACACCTATTTTGTAGTTGCAGCAGATAAAGGTACTGCTCATATGAGTGATACTGCAAATGCTATTGCTTTAAGACGTGGTTTTTGGCTTGGTGATGCATTTGCAAGTGGTGGCAGCAATGGCTACAATCATAAAGAGTTGGGAATTACAGCAAAAGGAGCATTGCGTTCAGTAGAGCGTTTTTTTATTGAAGAGGGTATAAATTTTTATGAAACGCCTATTACTGTTATTGGCATAGGCTCTATGAATGGTGATGTTTTTGGTAATGCAATGTTGCAAAGCAGATATTTTAAATTGGTTGCAGCAGTTAGTCATAGTGAAATTTTTATAGATCCTGACCCTGATCCTGAAATTGCTTATAATGAACGAAAACGCCTTTTTGAAGCTAGTCCCAAAGGTGGATGGAGATATTATGATATTTCTAAAATAAGTGAAGGTGGAGGGGTTTTTAACAGAAATGATAAAGAGATCCCTCTATCTACGCAGATTCAAAAGTTGTTTAAAACTACACGCCAAAGTATGAGTGGCGAAGAGATGGTTCAAGCCATCCTCAAGCTCAAAGTAGATATGTTTTTCAATGGCGGTGTAGGTACATATGTTAAGGCAAGTTGGGAAAGTAATCTGGATGTTGGAGATAAAGCTAACGAAAATGTTCGTATAGATGCATCTGAATTAAAAGCTAGAACAGTTTGTGAAGGTGGAAATCTTGGTTTTACGCTTCCTGCAAGAATAGAGTATGCAAAGCAGGGAGGCTTCATAAATCTTGATGCAATCGATAACTCTGCAGGCGTAAATACGAGTGATCATGAAGTAAATTTGAAAATAACTTTAGCTTCTTTAACAAGAAAAGGGCAACTTGATGAAAAGAGTCGTCTAGATACACTTCAGCATCAAGCTGAAATGGTTACAAAAAGAGTATTGTGGACCAACTATCATCAATCTTTGGCTATATCATTAGATTATCGCAGAAGCCAAAACAATATTGAGCCATTTTTAAAAGTTATTTCATTACTAGAGCGTAAACTTCCTGTTTTTAGCCGTAAACGTTTTCATATTCCAAAAGATGAAAAAATATCTGACATTATAGATGAAAATGGTGGGCTTGTACGCCCAATTCTTGGGACACTTTTATCATATGCAAAAATATTTGTAAAACAGCATCTGCTTGATAGTAATATTTTAGAAGATGCATTTGCACAAGAGTATCTGTTAAAATATTTTCCAAAATCATTTGCAACTATATATGAAGATGAGATTTTAAGACATCCTCTTAAAAGAGAGATTTCTGCTACAGTAATGGCAAATAGAATTATAAATAGTACAGGAATAACTTTTATAAGTGATTTTGAAGATTTAGGTGAAGATCGTTTTCTATCAAAAATAAAAAGTTATCTTATTTGTAATCAGCTTTTTGGTACAAACGATATTCGTTATGAGATTTATCGTCAAGATTATAAAATATCATCATCTAAGCAGTATGATTTACTATTTGAAATTGAAACTACTATATTGTTTAGTGTTGATTGGATGATGCGTCACCTTTTGACAGATCAGATTCACGCTCCTACACTTTTGCGTTATAAAAATGAACTATCTTCTCTTATGGATGCAACTTCTGAAGATGAAATCGTACAGATTGTAGATAAAGATAGTCCAATAAACAGGTTTTTCTATCATCTACCTTATATGAAGTTTACAATAGCAGCAATAATTTTACATGAGAAAAATCATAGACGTTTTGATGAAACAGCAAAATTAATGCATGCAATAATAAAAGAGTTGCATATTAATGAAATTTTAGAATCACTTGAAAACTTTAGATCTAAAAATGAAGAAGAAGAGACAATAAAAAAACAGCTTAAAGAGTTTATTGAGTTTTCTGTAACCTCGTTAAGTGAGAAAGTTATTCACTATCAAAGAAAAGATGAAACTATGGAGGAGGCTTTAAAGAGCTATCTTCAAGATTGTGAAGAACGATATCAAGCTCTACAAGATAGTTTTGAAAAGTTTTTACATCCAGATGAACAAAAACTTGAAGATATTGCAATACTTGTAAATACTCTTGTGCAAATGACACTGGAAAATCCAATATAG